From a region of the uncultured Desulfatiglans sp. genome:
- a CDS encoding 2-dehydropantoate 2-reductase, with product MDDLRIAVVGIGATGAVLAAALLSRDPDTILVDPRPGLAEELQKGGIRITGQLDYQVPVRRFFDRIEKCREHRPNCIFVATKTFHLPQVLEELKGVFQEGTKIVSTHNGLGTEDLIADVFGPEAAFRMSLNFGVALKGPTAVETAFFNRPNHLGALVPENRDFGQRLAEHLSAGGLDTECVDDIKLFVWKKMIMKCTMASICAVTDRTIKDALEFPPTREIADCCFQEVLAVAKAKGYDLGEDYLTQALGYLEKVGVHKDSMCVDIANKTRTEIDFLGGKVVEYGKETGVPTPCYATMANLVKAMEDRYLRR from the coding sequence CGGGGCGACGGGCGCCGTTCTGGCGGCGGCCCTGCTCAGCCGCGATCCGGACACGATACTGGTGGATCCCAGGCCGGGATTGGCGGAGGAATTGCAAAAGGGCGGCATCCGCATTACGGGGCAGCTCGATTACCAGGTCCCCGTCCGCCGATTTTTCGACCGCATCGAAAAGTGCAGGGAGCACCGCCCGAACTGCATCTTCGTCGCCACCAAGACCTTTCATCTCCCGCAGGTCTTGGAGGAGTTGAAGGGCGTGTTCCAGGAGGGGACCAAGATCGTCAGCACGCACAATGGCCTGGGTACCGAGGACCTCATCGCCGACGTTTTCGGCCCGGAGGCGGCCTTCCGGATGTCCCTCAATTTCGGGGTCGCCCTGAAGGGACCGACCGCGGTCGAAACGGCCTTTTTCAACCGTCCGAACCACCTGGGTGCCCTCGTCCCTGAAAACCGGGACTTTGGCCAGCGCCTGGCGGAGCACCTTTCCGCCGGCGGACTCGATACGGAGTGCGTCGACGACATCAAGCTGTTCGTGTGGAAGAAGATGATCATGAAGTGCACCATGGCCTCCATCTGCGCCGTGACGGACCGGACCATCAAGGACGCCCTCGAATTCCCCCCGACCCGTGAGATCGCCGACTGCTGCTTTCAGGAGGTCCTGGCCGTCGCCAAGGCCAAGGGCTACGATCTCGGGGAGGACTATCTGACCCAGGCCCTGGGGTATCTCGAAAAGGTGGGGGTGCATAAGGATTCCATGTGCGTCGACATCGCCAACAAGACCCGGACCGAGATCGACTTCCTGGGCGGGAAGGTCGTCGAATACGGGAAGGAGACCGGCGTCCCCACACCGTGCTACGCGACGATGGCGAACCTCGTCAAGGCCATGGAGGACCGTTACCTGCGGCGTTGA